AGCACCCAATAGCCCAAGTTCGACAAATCAAAAATCATCGACATGCATGATCCAAGTGAGGTAGATGGCAGATGGACATAAATGCTCTCCAGCAGCAAAGGATATTTGAGGCGATCGCCTAATCCCAACTGAAAAAAGACTACTTGCCAAACTTCTGTTGGGCCCGCATCACCAGTTCGGCAGTGATTTCCTCGACTTCCTCGGTCCGGGCCAGTTCCTCGATGGTTTGACGGGCCTGGGAACGGGCATAAAAAGGAATATTTTTGTACTTTATTTTGGCTTCTTCCGTCCAGGGAATTTCTTCAGAAAAATTTGGGTAATTCATGGCACAGTGCCTTGGGGCAGGGATTTTCCGATAATAGCAAGAATCTATGGTCTTCAGAAGCTCGAAGCAGCCATTTCGTTAAACTCTGAAACGTTACAGCCCAATCTCTCTCAGCACCAAAGCAACGGCCTTGACCACAAAGTTTTGTGGTTTTTTGGGTAGAAGAATAGTGTCTTTGCTCTATTTTTCGGCACAATCACAAGTAGGAATATTTATGGCAAGGAAAGGTAATTATCCATGGCGGGGAAGAATGATACGGCAGCACTGTTAGGGGCATTTGTGATTACCCTCGGACTTTTGGGGGCGGGGGGCTGGTGGTTCCTCAACCAAAATCAATCGCTCCAATTGCCAGATATCCTGGGGGATCTTGGGGGCCAAGGGGAGACGGCGGATCGTCTCAGTCGAGGGGAGCGGTTACTGTTAATCAGCGATCGCCACCCAGAAAAAGAACAGGCGATCGCCGCCTATGGCCAAGGGGATTTTGCCATGGCGGTGCAGTTGTTCCAGGCTTCCCTCCAGGCACATCCCAATGATCCTGAAACCTTGATTTACCTCAACAATGCAAAAATTCGCCAACAGACGCCAAATCCCCGGGCGATCGCCGTGGTGGTCTCGATGCCGGTGGATCTCGAAACCAATAGCGCGAAGGAATTGCTGCGGGGGGTTGCCCAAGCCCAGAAAGAAGCCCTCGACGGTGGCGAAGGATTTTTGGTGATGATTGCCGACGACGATGGGGATCCGGCGATCGCCACCCAGGTTGCCCAGTCCCTAGCCGCCCAAGGGGATATTCTGGGAGTGATTGGTCACTTCGGAAGCGATACCAGTTTAGCCGCGGCCCAGGTCTATGAAGATCGGGGGTTGGTGATGATTTCTCCTACTAGTACTGCGATTTCCCTCTCCACAGTAGGCGATT
The nucleotide sequence above comes from [Synechococcus] sp. NIES-970. Encoded proteins:
- a CDS encoding hypothetical protein (conserved hypothetical protein); protein product: MNYPNFSEEIPWTEEAKIKYKNIPFYARSQARQTIEELARTEEVEEITAELVMRAQQKFGK